Proteins encoded by one window of Synergistaceae bacterium:
- the ilvB gene encoding biosynthetic-type acetolactate synthase large subunit — translation MNNSSRKINGSEILIQCLREQGVDTVFGYPGGAILNVYDKLYEHPEIRHILTAHEQGASHAADGYARSTGKVGVCLATSGPGSTNLTTGIATAYMDSSPVVFITCNVNSDLIGRDSFQEVDITGVSLPITKCSYTVSNVANLADTVREAFAIARSGRPGPVLIDIQKNATADECIYTPTTTEEYFESKGTRIERLRTTHHPSMGYPNIDINAIDTLAEMLGQCQKPLMICGGGVIRAGASKEFRELAELVDSPIAITVMGGGAVHGRHPLVTGMIGMHGSQASNMACDACDLLLAVGCRFSDRVTLNPAGFAKNAKIVHIDIDPSEIDKNIKTDLHIIGDAKRILTLLLDRLRGHVDRSEWKNYVFSFPRETEYDDAEDGTLTPKEILSAAAEILPQDTMVTTDVGQHQMWAIQHFKFDYPGQLMTSGGFGTMGFGLGAAIGVQVGNPEKTVLHVTGDGSFRMNCNELATEQYYKLPIITLLFDNSTLGMVRQWQHLIYHEHYSQTTLDRGPDFVKLAEAYGVHGRRVTDEATLRKVLTEAVNSRSDGLGWVIDCRIDIDEMVRPMVGGNSFITNFMLY, via the coding sequence TTGAACAATTCCAGCAGAAAAATTAACGGCTCAGAGATATTAATACAATGCCTCAGAGAACAAGGCGTTGATACAGTGTTCGGGTATCCCGGCGGAGCAATCCTGAACGTTTACGACAAGCTGTACGAGCATCCCGAGATCCGCCACATCCTCACAGCCCACGAGCAGGGAGCATCCCACGCGGCGGACGGTTATGCGCGTTCGACGGGGAAAGTCGGCGTGTGCCTCGCAACGTCCGGGCCCGGCTCGACCAACCTCACCACAGGCATAGCTACCGCGTACATGGACTCTTCGCCCGTCGTGTTCATCACCTGCAACGTCAACAGCGACTTGATCGGGCGCGACTCGTTTCAGGAAGTTGACATCACCGGCGTATCCCTCCCTATCACGAAATGCAGTTACACGGTCAGCAACGTCGCGAACTTGGCCGACACAGTACGTGAGGCCTTCGCCATCGCAAGGTCAGGACGACCCGGCCCTGTGCTGATTGACATCCAGAAGAACGCAACGGCTGACGAGTGCATATACACGCCGACGACTACTGAAGAGTACTTCGAGAGCAAGGGCACGCGAATCGAGAGGCTCAGGACGACTCACCATCCCAGCATGGGCTACCCGAACATAGACATCAATGCGATAGACACTCTCGCGGAAATGCTCGGGCAGTGCCAGAAGCCGCTGATGATTTGCGGAGGAGGAGTCATCAGGGCAGGAGCGTCAAAGGAGTTCAGGGAGCTCGCGGAGCTTGTGGACTCGCCGATAGCTATAACGGTAATGGGAGGCGGAGCAGTTCACGGCCGACATCCTCTCGTTACGGGAATGATAGGAATGCACGGCTCGCAGGCCTCGAACATGGCTTGTGATGCTTGCGACTTGCTTCTTGCTGTGGGATGCCGTTTCTCGGACAGAGTTACACTGAATCCGGCGGGCTTCGCGAAGAACGCAAAGATTGTTCATATTGATATTGACCCGTCGGAAATCGACAAGAACATAAAGACTGACCTTCACATAATCGGCGACGCAAAGAGAATCCTGACTCTCCTTCTCGACAGATTGAGAGGGCACGTTGACCGCAGCGAGTGGAAGAACTACGTGTTCTCTTTCCCGCGCGAGACCGAGTACGACGACGCAGAGGACGGCACATTAACGCCGAAAGAGATACTTTCCGCCGCCGCTGAGATTCTCCCGCAGGATACGATGGTTACGACCGATGTGGGACAGCACCAGATGTGGGCAATCCAGCACTTCAAGTTCGACTACCCCGGCCAGCTCATGACCAGCGGAGGCTTCGGGACTATGGGCTTCGGGCTCGGTGCGGCAATCGGCGTTCAGGTCGGCAACCCGGAAAAGACAGTGCTTCACGTTACGGGCGACGGCTCATTCAGGATGAACTGCAACGAGCTCGCGACGGAGCAGTACTACAAGCTCCCGATAATCACGCTTCTTTTCGACAACTCGACGCTCGGGATGGTGAGGCAGTGGCAGCACTTAATCTACCACGAGCATTACTCGCAGACCACGTTAGACAGAGGCCCGGACTTCGTGAAACTTGCGGAGGCTTACGGCGTTCACGGCAGGAGAGTTACGGACGAGGCAACACTACGGAAGGTTCTCACTGAGGCGGTGAACTCGCGCTCTGACGGGCTGGGCTGGGTTATAGACTGCCGGATAGACATTGACGAGATGGTCAGGCCTATGGTCGGCGGAAACAGTTTCATCACGAACTTCATGCTGTACTAG